A single window of Tenericutes bacterium MZ-XQ DNA harbors:
- a CDS encoding phenylalanine--tRNA ligase subunit alpha yields the protein MNETLKKLKDDAIEKLSQVDTLNDLETVRVEYLSKKGHISLMMGKLRDLPNEERPAFGQMVNQVKQEVEQALYQKKQVLEEEALLETLQKEHIDVTLPGYQFYQGSTHPLNQVIEDIEDLFMGMGYTVEEGPELENDHYNFEMMNLDKDHPARDMQDTFYVDEQMLLRTHTSPVQARTMLKMKGQPLKIICPGKVYRRDDDDPTHSHQFTQIEGLVIDKNITFAHLKDALLTMVRHLFGPERNIRLRPSYFPFTEPSVEVDVSYIKKDGSIGYIEILGAGLVHPNVLKMGGYDPEIYKGFAFGVGVERIAILKYNIDDIRHFYTNDMRFLNQFKGVSKI from the coding sequence ATGAATGAAACATTAAAAAAACTAAAAGATGATGCAATTGAAAAACTTAGTCAAGTCGATACTTTAAATGACTTAGAAACAGTTAGAGTCGAATACTTAAGTAAAAAAGGACATATTTCTTTGATGATGGGTAAATTAAGAGACTTACCTAACGAAGAACGACCAGCTTTTGGACAAATGGTCAATCAAGTGAAACAAGAAGTCGAGCAAGCTTTATACCAAAAAAAGCAGGTGTTAGAAGAAGAAGCTTTACTTGAAACTCTACAAAAAGAACATATTGATGTAACACTACCGGGATATCAATTTTATCAAGGGTCTACACATCCGTTGAACCAAGTGATTGAAGATATTGAAGATTTATTTATGGGCATGGGATATACTGTTGAAGAAGGACCTGAGCTTGAAAACGATCATTATAACTTCGAGATGATGAATTTAGATAAAGATCATCCAGCGAGAGATATGCAAGATACTTTTTATGTTGATGAGCAAATGTTACTTAGAACACATACATCACCAGTTCAAGCGAGAACCATGCTTAAGATGAAAGGACAACCTTTAAAAATCATTTGTCCTGGTAAGGTGTATCGCCGTGATGATGATGATCCAACACATTCTCATCAATTTACCCAAATCGAAGGATTAGTGATTGATAAAAATATAACTTTTGCACATTTAAAAGATGCGCTTTTAACGATGGTAAGACATTTATTTGGACCTGAGAGAAATATTAGACTTAGACCTTCGTATTTTCCTTTTACAGAGCCTAGTGTAGAAGTGGATGTATCTTATATTAAAAAAGATGGGAGTATCGGATATATCGAAATTTTAGGTGCTGGCTTAGTTCATCCAAATGTTTTAAAAATGGGTGGATATGATCCAGAAATCTATAAAGGATTCGCGTTTGGTGTTGGTGTTGAGCGTATTGCGATATTAAAATATAACATTGATGACATTAGACATTTTTACACCAATGACATGAGATTTTTAAATCAATTCAAAGGAGTGAGCAAGATATGA
- a CDS encoding phenylalanine--tRNA ligase subunit beta, protein MIITQNMLKKWVNIPDDILEVTNQKIIEVESFEPLNTATNLVIGKVLTCVPHPNSDHLNLTTVDLGDRVEQIVCGAPNVRKDQYVVVAQVGTVLPGNFEIKKSKIRGEESSGMICSLQELGIDEELIPDDFKEGIYHFAEPKEIGSPALEALSLEGWKMTLGLTPNRSDLLSILGFAYDLASLTHQKVVIPEIKIKEEKTENPVKVEIKTEGCLRYYARHMSEVTIKESPWWLKSALLAHDIKPINNVVDISNYVLLEYGTPLHMFDAKKVKSNHIVVRDANEDEEVISLDGLKRILKKDDVVITDGEKPIAIGGVMGLENTMIDENSTSVILEAAYFDSKRIQKTSKRLNLKSDSSLRFERGIDDRRVLLGLERATELLIELADAKVSQGISEVVTTERKIPTIEVPKTFFSDRLGVEIEEEALLDYFDRYQYQVVTKENHYLITPPSYRIDLEIPADILEEIARMHGLNQIPMTKHLNQTHGYLTQKQKRLRNLRHELAHLGLHEVITYSLTDEENYNKYKIIGEKVEILMPLSSDKKVLRQSLLNGLLQTVSYNQNRQTDDVHLFEIGHVFAKGVEYSTLAIAMSGKWHQSKWQKQSIDVDFYVLKGVLDQVMKALDIDLTYETTKEHAFLHPYRQANIKYGDDVIGLIGEIHPSEQKALDINLTYVLELKLDKLLKHKVVFTFETISKYPNIERDLAIVVDEDIEAKALIAMIKQTLRQNLVELSVFDVYQGSHIETGKKSIAFNLVFNDSSKTLETQDVDKLMKKIVSRLAYEYKAEVRK, encoded by the coding sequence ATGATTATCACACAAAATATGCTCAAAAAATGGGTAAACATTCCAGATGATATCTTAGAAGTTACAAATCAAAAAATTATAGAGGTTGAAAGTTTTGAACCTTTAAATACAGCTACAAATTTAGTTATAGGTAAAGTATTAACTTGCGTACCTCATCCGAATTCTGATCATTTAAACTTAACTACAGTTGATTTAGGTGATCGCGTTGAACAAATTGTATGTGGTGCACCGAATGTTCGTAAAGATCAATATGTTGTTGTTGCGCAAGTCGGTACGGTTTTACCTGGGAATTTTGAAATTAAGAAATCTAAGATTAGAGGTGAAGAATCATCAGGTATGATTTGTTCACTTCAAGAATTAGGGATTGATGAAGAATTGATTCCAGATGATTTTAAAGAGGGTATTTATCATTTTGCTGAACCAAAAGAAATTGGATCTCCAGCTTTAGAAGCACTTTCTTTAGAAGGATGGAAGATGACTTTAGGACTGACACCGAATCGATCTGATTTATTATCGATTTTAGGGTTTGCTTATGATTTAGCATCGCTGACTCATCAAAAAGTAGTGATACCTGAGATAAAGATCAAAGAAGAAAAAACCGAAAATCCAGTAAAAGTTGAAATTAAGACAGAAGGATGTCTAAGATATTACGCTAGACATATGAGTGAAGTCACAATAAAAGAATCTCCATGGTGGCTAAAAAGTGCACTTTTAGCACACGATATTAAACCAATCAATAATGTTGTTGATATTTCAAATTATGTATTATTAGAATATGGTACACCACTGCATATGTTTGATGCTAAAAAAGTAAAATCAAATCACATTGTTGTTAGAGATGCTAATGAAGATGAAGAAGTCATCTCTTTAGATGGATTAAAAAGAATTCTAAAAAAAGATGATGTTGTCATTACTGATGGAGAAAAACCGATTGCGATTGGTGGTGTCATGGGCTTAGAAAACACAATGATTGATGAGAACTCTACATCTGTGATTTTGGAAGCTGCTTATTTTGATTCAAAACGTATTCAAAAAACATCAAAACGTCTAAACTTAAAAAGCGACTCATCTCTACGTTTTGAAAGAGGAATTGATGATAGACGTGTTCTTTTAGGTCTTGAAAGAGCAACTGAACTTTTAATTGAACTTGCAGATGCAAAAGTATCTCAAGGCATTAGTGAAGTTGTTACAACAGAAAGAAAGATTCCAACGATTGAAGTGCCTAAAACATTCTTTAGTGATCGTTTAGGTGTTGAAATTGAAGAAGAGGCATTACTTGATTATTTTGATAGATATCAATATCAAGTGGTAACAAAAGAAAATCACTATTTAATAACACCTCCAAGTTATAGAATTGACTTAGAAATTCCTGCAGATATTTTAGAAGAAATCGCACGTATGCATGGGCTAAATCAAATTCCAATGACAAAACACTTAAACCAAACACATGGATATTTAACACAAAAACAAAAGCGCCTAAGAAATCTGCGTCATGAACTTGCTCACTTAGGTCTTCATGAAGTCATTACTTATTCACTAACTGATGAAGAAAACTATAATAAATATAAAATTATTGGCGAAAAAGTTGAAATCTTAATGCCACTATCTTCTGATAAAAAAGTCCTTAGACAAAGCTTATTAAACGGCTTGTTGCAAACAGTTAGTTATAATCAAAATCGACAAACTGATGACGTTCATTTGTTTGAAATCGGACATGTGTTTGCTAAAGGTGTTGAATATTCGACATTAGCCATTGCAATGAGTGGTAAGTGGCATCAATCAAAATGGCAAAAACAAAGTATAGATGTTGATTTTTATGTACTTAAAGGTGTTTTAGACCAAGTCATGAAAGCACTAGATATTGATTTGACCTATGAAACAACAAAAGAACATGCATTCTTACATCCTTATCGTCAAGCAAATATTAAGTATGGTGATGATGTTATTGGATTGATTGGTGAAATTCACCCAAGCGAGCAAAAAGCTTTAGATATTAATTTAACTTATGTACTTGAACTTAAATTAGATAAACTTCTTAAACATAAAGTTGTATTTACCTTTGAAACTATTTCTAAATATCCAAATATCGAAAGAGATTTAGCTATCGTTGTTGATGAAGATATTGAAGCAAAAGCTTTAATTGCTATGATCAAACAAACATTAAGACAAAATCTAGTTGAACTTAGTGTATTTGATGTATATCAAGGAAGTCACATAGAGACTGGAAAGAAATCTATTGCGTTTAATTTAGTTTTTAATGACTCAAGTAAAACTTTAGAGACACAAGATGTGGATAAACTCATGAAAAAAATTGTTTCAAGACTTGCTTATGAATATAAAGCGGAAGTTAGAAAATAA
- a CDS encoding ribulose-phosphate 3-epimerase, whose product MLVAPSILTANFAKLNDEIEKIQTADYIHLDVMDGHFVPNISFGPHITRSINHITQIPLDIHLMVTDPLFWIDQFALDQTEYITVHIEANDTEETLKKIKEKGIKTGISIKPKTKVYDIVPFLNDIDLVLVMTVEPGFGGQSFMEDMMDKVKELVELRKQKNLHFIIEVDGGISDQTIDICKDSGVDMVVAGSYVFNHKNPKEAIESLK is encoded by the coding sequence ATGTTAGTTGCACCATCAATATTAACAGCGAATTTCGCAAAATTAAACGATGAAATCGAAAAAATCCAAACTGCTGATTATATCCATCTCGATGTGATGGATGGTCATTTTGTGCCCAATATTTCATTTGGTCCTCATATTACACGAAGTATCAATCACATCACTCAGATTCCATTAGATATTCATCTGATGGTCACTGATCCTCTTTTTTGGATAGACCAGTTTGCACTTGATCAAACAGAATATATAACAGTTCATATAGAAGCAAACGATACAGAAGAAACCCTAAAGAAAATCAAAGAAAAAGGGATAAAAACGGGAATATCTATCAAACCTAAAACAAAGGTTTATGATATAGTACCATTTTTAAACGATATAGATTTGGTTTTAGTTATGACTGTAGAACCTGGATTTGGTGGACAATCATTTATGGAAGATATGATGGATAAAGTCAAAGAGTTGGTAGAACTTAGAAAACAAAAGAATCTCCATTTTATCATTGAAGTTGATGGTGGTATCAGTGACCAAACCATTGATATATGCAAAGATAGCGGTGTAGATATGGTTGTTGCTGGTAGTTATGTGTTTAACCATAAAAACCCAAAAGAAGCGATTGAGAGTTTAAAATGA
- a CDS encoding 23S rRNA (adenine(2503)-C(2))-methyltransferase, with protein MLIYDITKEELIEFLETNGHKKYRADQIWQWVYKQKISDFSEMHNMPNDLIELLTQNFTLKALELVLQHRSQDGTLKCLYSLHDGHLIESVLMKQHYGNSICVTTQVGCNIGCSFCASGQLKKKRDLTAGEIISQIIETEKILKERINYVVVMGIGEPFDNYENLLKFLTIINDPKGLSIGARHITVSTSGIVPKIKEYAHMGMQVNLAISLHAPNNDIRSKLMKINQAYPVEEVIDAIRYYLKVANRRVTIEYILIDEVNDMDEVAHELVKVLRGLNVYVNLIPYNEVLEAPYKRSKIEQQLRFYDILKKNRIQVTLRKEQGHDINAACGQLRSQHL; from the coding sequence ATGTTAATTTATGATATTACAAAAGAAGAACTCATAGAGTTTTTAGAAACAAACGGACACAAAAAATATAGAGCAGATCAAATCTGGCAATGGGTTTATAAGCAAAAAATTTCAGATTTTTCAGAAATGCATAACATGCCAAATGATCTTATTGAACTATTGACCCAAAATTTCACGTTAAAAGCACTAGAACTTGTGCTTCAACATAGAAGTCAAGATGGCACATTGAAATGTTTATATAGCCTTCATGATGGCCATTTAATTGAATCTGTACTGATGAAACAACATTATGGTAATAGCATTTGTGTAACGACACAAGTTGGATGCAATATTGGTTGTTCTTTTTGTGCCTCTGGGCAATTAAAAAAGAAAAGAGATTTAACTGCTGGTGAGATTATCTCACAAATTATAGAAACAGAAAAAATATTAAAAGAAAGAATCAATTATGTCGTTGTGATGGGTATTGGAGAACCTTTTGATAATTATGAAAACTTACTTAAATTTTTAACCATCATCAATGATCCAAAAGGATTATCTATTGGTGCACGACATATTACAGTATCGACAAGTGGTATTGTTCCAAAAATTAAAGAATATGCGCACATGGGCATGCAAGTTAACTTAGCAATCAGCTTACATGCGCCAAACAATGATATTCGTTCTAAATTGATGAAAATCAATCAAGCGTATCCAGTAGAAGAAGTGATTGATGCAATTAGATATTATTTAAAAGTTGCAAACAGAAGAGTAACGATTGAATATATCTTAATTGATGAAGTGAATGACATGGATGAAGTTGCTCATGAGCTTGTAAAGGTTCTTAGAGGGCTTAATGTATATGTAAACTTAATTCCTTATAACGAGGTCTTAGAAGCTCCTTATAAACGCTCTAAGATTGAACAGCAATTAAGGTTTTATGATATATTGAAGAAAAATAGAATTCAAGTGACACTAAGAAAAGAACAAGGACATGACATTAATGCGGCTTGTGGCCAATTAAGAAGTCAACATCTATAG
- a CDS encoding ribosome small subunit-dependent GTPase A produces the protein MKKGFIKKLIANQYTVVDETTHEDVICQARGKFRYMKVDEDSAYNKQLTKRTKKETKFIQVSPKVGDNVLYDDSEDQALITEILPRKNDLVRPDVANIDQALLVFSAVNPDFSFNLLDKFLIIMTQENLDPVIVISKIDLIGKDALDQLKKDLKYYEDIGYEVYYVNSKQRIGIDVLTHIFKHKITVLAGQTGVGKSTLLNALMPELGLKTQEISKALGRGKHTTRHTELYNYNEGYIVDTPGFSKIEYKIFYPEDLKQYYPDFVKYQSDCKFSNKCNHVYEPGCAVKEAYEEHRILASRYENYKQFFEEIKAQKDKY, from the coding sequence TTGAAAAAAGGATTTATTAAAAAATTGATTGCAAATCAGTATACTGTCGTCGATGAAACAACACATGAAGATGTGATTTGTCAAGCACGCGGAAAATTCAGATATATGAAGGTTGATGAAGATAGTGCATACAATAAACAACTCACTAAAAGGACAAAAAAAGAAACTAAGTTTATTCAAGTAAGTCCTAAAGTAGGTGATAATGTTTTATATGATGATTCTGAAGATCAAGCCTTAATTACTGAAATCTTACCAAGAAAAAACGATTTAGTAAGACCAGACGTTGCTAATATCGACCAAGCTTTACTTGTTTTTTCTGCAGTAAATCCTGATTTTAGTTTTAATTTACTTGATAAATTTTTAATTATTATGACGCAAGAAAACCTTGATCCAGTCATCGTGATTTCTAAAATAGACCTCATAGGAAAAGATGCACTTGATCAATTAAAAAAAGACTTAAAGTACTATGAAGACATTGGGTATGAAGTTTACTATGTCAATAGCAAACAACGCATCGGTATTGATGTTTTAACACATATTTTTAAACATAAAATTACTGTGTTGGCAGGCCAAACTGGTGTTGGTAAATCAACACTACTAAATGCTTTAATGCCTGAGCTGGGACTTAAAACACAAGAGATTTCAAAAGCTTTAGGTAGAGGTAAACATACAACAAGACACACTGAATTATATAACTATAATGAAGGCTACATAGTAGATACCCCAGGATTTTCAAAAATCGAGTATAAGATTTTTTATCCTGAAGATTTAAAACAGTACTATCCAGACTTTGTTAAATATCAATCAGATTGCAAATTTTCAAATAAGTGCAATCATGTTTATGAGCCTGGTTGTGCTGTCAAAGAAGCTTATGAAGAGCATAGGATTTTAGCATCAAGATATGAAAATTACAAACAGTTTTTTGAAGAAATCAAAGCTCAAAAAGATAAATATTAA
- a CDS encoding 50S ribosomal protein L28, producing the protein MATCYVTGKKTVFGNKRSHALNATRRTWKSNLQTVRIKDENGKIVKVKVSARALKKNNLERV; encoded by the coding sequence ATGGCTACATGCTACGTAACAGGAAAAAAGACAGTATTTGGCAATAAACGCAGTCATGCATTAAATGCTACTCGCCGTACTTGGAAGAGTAATTTACAAACAGTTCGTATTAAAGATGAAAATGGCAAAATCGTTAAAGTTAAGGTTTCTGCTAGAGCTTTAAAAAAGAACAATTTAGAACGCGTTTAA
- a CDS encoding thiamine diphosphokinase, with protein MRVLIVVHPVPKDIKKIITLKDDDYVIAVDQAVLDLYKQRIKIDLAVGDFDSLKNEGILTQLNVVRLKPEKDVTDTYQALIESHNLNPDELLMIGGIGGDRIEHFVVHLMHFNEFKNLRILNEHSEIFMLEEGIKEIAFEGYVSVFAYPHAKITLEGFKYPLNEYQLGQFDPLGISNEKTKEKAQIHVHQGCVLVILSQKDR; from the coding sequence ATGAGAGTTTTAATTGTTGTCCATCCTGTCCCTAAAGATATAAAAAAAATCATCACATTAAAAGATGATGATTATGTGATTGCTGTTGATCAAGCAGTGCTTGATCTTTATAAGCAAAGAATTAAGATTGATTTAGCTGTCGGTGATTTTGATTCATTAAAAAATGAAGGTATTTTGACACAATTAAATGTTGTTAGATTAAAACCAGAAAAAGATGTTACTGACACTTATCAAGCACTGATTGAAAGTCATAATTTAAATCCTGATGAACTCTTGATGATTGGTGGCATTGGTGGAGATCGTATTGAGCATTTTGTGGTTCATTTAATGCATTTTAATGAGTTTAAAAACTTAAGGATTTTAAACGAACATTCAGAAATTTTCATGTTAGAAGAAGGCATTAAAGAGATTGCATTTGAAGGGTATGTATCAGTGTTTGCATATCCACATGCAAAAATTACTCTTGAAGGCTTTAAATATCCATTAAACGAGTATCAGTTAGGTCAGTTTGATCCGCTTGGTATCAGTAATGAAAAGACAAAAGAAAAAGCACAAATCCATGTACATCAAGGATGTGTGCTAGTTATATTATCTCAAAAAGATAGATAA